From the genome of Methylocystis echinoides:
GCCACATGGCCGGAAATGACGACAAAGAGAGCCGCCCGCGGGCCGTTCAGGCGGCCGAGGTGGCGCCCCGAAACAGACCGTCGCTGTATCCCGCGCCTTTCGCCGATCGGGTTGCGGGACGCGAAAAACGCGCCCTCGGCGACGCCTTCGGGCTCACCAACTTTGGCGTCAATCTCACTCGCCTTGCGCCGGGGGCGTCTTCGGCGCTGCTGCATCGCCACCGCCGGCAGGACGAGTTCGTCTATATTCTCGAAGGCGCGCCGACGCTGGTGACGGAGGACGGCGAGACGCAGCTTGGGCCGGGAATGTGCGCCGGCTTTCCGGCGGGCGGCGTCGCCCATCGGCTCGTCAATCGAACCGACACAGACGCGCTCTATCTCGAGGTTGGCGACCGTACCCCGGAGGACTGCGCGGAATACCCCGCCGACGATCTCGAGGCGCGCCTCGGCCCGGACGGGCGCTGGCGGTTCTTCCACAAGGACGGACGTCCTTATTAGATGGTTAAAGCCCCGCGGGGCAGGGGTCCAATCAATGGCCGGGATCATCAGTTTCAACGGCGTCGAATTCTTGAACACCTTCGTCTCGCTCCTAGTGGCGCTCGTGCTCGGCACGCTGATCGGCGCGGAGCG
Proteins encoded in this window:
- a CDS encoding cupin domain-containing protein; amino-acid sequence: MAGNDDKESRPRAVQAAEVAPRNRPSLYPAPFADRVAGREKRALGDAFGLTNFGVNLTRLAPGASSALLHRHRRQDEFVYILEGAPTLVTEDGETQLGPGMCAGFPAGGVAHRLVNRTDTDALYLEVGDRTPEDCAEYPADDLEARLGPDGRWRFFHKDGRPY